ATTAGGTTCAACAGTTGCCTTCTGCCTTCAAATAGGAGAATGCTGGCTGCCATGGCTGAGTTGAGACTGTCCACTCCAGGGACCACAGGGATGAACAGTCTTTGACCGGCAGTTTTCTCAGCCAATTGGACAGCTTCTAGACTCAGTCCATGAGTCTCTCCACCTATCACAAGACCAGTGTTCCCCTGAGCCCAGCCCTCATGGTACAACTTGGTCTCCACTCTTGGAAGTGACAGTTCTGAGTCGGAATCTGATTCATATTCCTTATAGCGCATGTCTTTACAATTAGGCCTGCTACTCACCCATCCATAGTCCCCCACCTTTGAAGGTTTGTTGGACTGGTTTGCTTCCTCAGCTACTTCTCTCTCAGAGCCACTGCAGTTATCTGCCACGTGGACAGTCACCAACTTTGGCAGCTGGTTTTGAATGTCGTCCCAGTCCAAGCTGGGGAAGATGGGAAGGCGGAAATGGGCACCCATCGCTGCTCGCAGCACTTTAGGTTCCCAAGCGTCCACACAACCTGTGAAAATAAACATACACAAGATACTTAGTGAGAGAACCATTCAGAGTAGTGCACATGTTTATGCACAGCAATTCCTCATCATCAGCTCCACTCGAAATGGCATCATTGACTTGGATTATGCCCATTCCCAGCTTATCATCATGACATACCCTTGGTGAGCAGGACATTGTGGCAGCCTGCAGCAACAGCACAGCGCAAGATGGTGCCCAGGTTCCCAGGGTCCCGCACGTTGTCGCAGATCAGGGACAGCGGCACAGACTGACCACACTGATCCTGAGGGAATGTCAGCCGGGATGGGTCTGGCCGAGAGAATATGGCTACAAGGGGTAAGCGTTGTCAATATACAGTACTTATTCTCAACAATATACAGTAGTATGTAGAACTTCAAAAGCATTCTGAAAATGAAAACATGCAGCCCATCATACCTATCACTCCTTGTGGAGCTACCAGGTCAGACCAGATCTTGATGTCCT
The sequence above is drawn from the Salvelinus fontinalis isolate EN_2023a chromosome 24, ASM2944872v1, whole genome shotgun sequence genome and encodes:
- the LOC129822198 gene encoding rRNA methyltransferase 3A, mitochondrial-like codes for the protein MAAFVRGMFWHLIVAERSNILKKSNDCIVDSKRYVRALKRRPVKVLYPDSETTSKQRSDQIVNKQSQKVASKVRESNAILKNETTNKRVGSMSWSDRNGNLSSTSEHTTNLKDQLGGLKFERALPGDKRLARVVSVACSRTFREHQGKILLEGRRLICDALAAGANPQMVFFSSVDRLCDLPLDKLKRATLVKVKFEDIKIWSDLVAPQGVIAIFSRPDPSRLTFPQDQCGQSVPLSLICDNVRDPGNLGTILRCAVAAGCHNVLLTKGCVDAWEPKVLRAAMGAHFRLPIFPSLDWDDIQNQLPKLVTVHVADNCSGSEREVAEEANQSNKPSKVGDYGWVSSRPNCKDMRYKEYESDSDSELSLPRVETKLYHEGWAQGNTGLVIGGETHGLSLEAVQLAEKTAGQRLFIPVVPGVDSLNSAMAASILLFEGRRQLLNLMETSGRKDKSKVQFP